The DNA segment GCATGGCACGGGTTCTGGTAGGACTTTCAGGCGGGGTGGACAGCTCCGTGGCGGCGGCGTTGCTGCTGGAGCAGGGGCACGAGGTGGCCGCCGGCTACATGAAGAACTGGATCAATGAGGAGGGCATCCCCGGGGACTGCCCGTGGGAGCAGGACATCGAGGACGCGAAGGCTGTGGCGAAGACGCTGGGCATCGAGTTCCGCGTCATCGACCTCATCGACTCCTACAAGGACCGCATCGTGGACTACCTGGTGGAGGGCTACCGCTCCGGCATCACGCCGAACCCGGACGTCTGGTGCAACCGGGAGATGAAGTTCGGCGTCTTTCTGGACTACGCCATCAGCCAAGGCTTCGAATTCGTGGGGACCGGCCACTACGCGCGGAAGCGCATCCTGCCGGACGGCCAGTCCGCCATCCTGCGCGGCGCGGACCCGAACAAGGACCAGAGCTACTTCCTTTCCCTGATGACGCAGTTCCAGGCGGCGCACGCGCTTTTTCCGACGGGGGAGATGCTGAAGCCGGAGGTGCGGGACGTTGCCCGCCGCTTCGGCCTGCCGGTGGCGGAGAAAAAGGACAGCCAGGGCATCTGCTTCCTGGGTCAGGTGAAGATGAGCGATTTCCTGCGCCACTACGTCGCGGACAATCCCGGCGATATCATCGATACGGACGGCCGCGTGATGGGCACTCACCAGGGCCTGCACCTCTATACGCTGGGACAGCGGAAAGGGCACGGCGTCGCGTCACCCCGGGAGGGCATGGCCTATGTCGTCGTCGGCAAGGTGCCGGAGAAAAACCAGCTCGTCGTCGGCTGGGACCTGCCGGAGACCCACGGCCTGTATGCGAAGGAGTGTGTGGTCGGCACGCTGTCCGCGCTCAATGAACCCTTTGACAAAAAGCGCCTGGTGGACGCGCAGCCGCGCTACCGCTCAAAGGCGGAGCCCGCGGTGCTGGAGCCACTGGATGATGGCAAAGTCCGCCTCACCTTCCGCCATCCCCAGCGGGCCGTGGTCCCCGGCCAGATCTGCGCGCTCTATGATGGCGGCAGGATGCTCGGCGGTGGGGTGTTCGAGACCGTGGCGTGAACCATGAATTGCGGGAACGGAGCGCGGACTTCAGTCCGCTTGGCTTCGCAAAGTCCGGATTCTCCGGGGCGGACTGGAAGTCCGCGCTCCAACAAGCTATCGATGACGGCGGGCTTCGC comes from the Luteolibacter sp. SL250 genome and includes:
- the mnmA gene encoding tRNA 2-thiouridine(34) synthase MnmA yields the protein MARVLVGLSGGVDSSVAAALLLEQGHEVAAGYMKNWINEEGIPGDCPWEQDIEDAKAVAKTLGIEFRVIDLIDSYKDRIVDYLVEGYRSGITPNPDVWCNREMKFGVFLDYAISQGFEFVGTGHYARKRILPDGQSAILRGADPNKDQSYFLSLMTQFQAAHALFPTGEMLKPEVRDVARRFGLPVAEKKDSQGICFLGQVKMSDFLRHYVADNPGDIIDTDGRVMGTHQGLHLYTLGQRKGHGVASPREGMAYVVVGKVPEKNQLVVGWDLPETHGLYAKECVVGTLSALNEPFDKKRLVDAQPRYRSKAEPAVLEPLDDGKVRLTFRHPQRAVVPGQICALYDGGRMLGGGVFETVA